From a single Armatimonadota bacterium genomic region:
- a CDS encoding endonuclease/exonuclease/phosphatase family protein, translating into MSKFLLTALLFAASGAVQAQEFPFSPGSGELRIVTWNIENLGSRTPRRSDAELELLAERIASFEAPVIAIQEIGSGAGRARPALEQILAGLGPDWRVVAAATSNGFIFDSRVVELISSEQLDQLQGPQYNAFYSDFPNWQNDFGNAGDPFTTGRSLPMAAEFRLIGAGSALPVLLLSSHFHGGSDFDLQRSYEGQAIQAWIDEIVQTEAASSRIYLLGDFNAEPGNSPHTELGMLRLEKENTTNTGILSAGGIELDHIYATADGFPYVSHGTAFVIQPEHYFETPEEFEAVYSDHAPVLVVLEWQG; encoded by the coding sequence ATGAGCAAGTTTTTACTGACCGCTCTCCTGTTCGCGGCCAGCGGCGCGGTCCAGGCGCAGGAGTTTCCTTTTTCGCCGGGCAGCGGTGAACTGCGCATCGTGACCTGGAACATTGAAAACCTCGGCAGCCGGACCCCGCGGCGCAGCGATGCGGAACTGGAATTACTGGCCGAACGGATCGCCAGCTTCGAGGCCCCGGTGATCGCCATCCAGGAAATTGGCAGTGGCGCAGGTCGCGCCCGGCCCGCGCTGGAGCAGATCCTGGCTGGTCTTGGTCCCGACTGGCGTGTGGTCGCCGCCGCTACGAGCAACGGGTTTATTTTCGATTCACGGGTCGTGGAACTGATCTCCAGTGAACAACTGGATCAACTGCAGGGGCCACAGTACAACGCATTTTACAGCGACTTTCCGAACTGGCAGAACGATTTCGGCAACGCCGGCGACCCGTTTACAACCGGCCGCAGCCTGCCGATGGCCGCAGAATTTCGCTTGATAGGAGCCGGCAGCGCACTGCCCGTGCTACTTCTGAGTAGCCACTTTCACGGCGGCTCGGATTTTGACTTGCAAAGGAGCTACGAGGGACAGGCGATCCAGGCGTGGATCGACGAGATTGTTCAGACCGAAGCCGCAAGCAGCCGGATTTATCTGCTCGGCGACTTCAATGCCGAACCAGGTAACTCACCGCACACTGAGCTGGGGATGTTGCGGCTGGAAAAGGAGAACACCACCAATACGGGGATTCTGTCTGCCGGCGGCATCGAACTAGACCACATCTATGCGACAGCCGATGGCTTTCCCTATGTCAGCCACGGTACCGCCTTTGTAATTCAGCCGGAACACTAC